A single genomic interval of Gemmatimonas aurantiaca harbors:
- a CDS encoding chemotaxis protein CheW: MSTPLSQSDNATATLSRAGKYLTFFLADEEYGLEILKVSEIIGMQPITRVPRMPEFVRGVINLRGKVIPITDLRSKFGMDVENAGESCIIVVQMKGVQTGIVVDRVSEVVAIVEGDIEDAPAFGAGIHTEFLLGIGKAGGRVKLLLDIDKVLATSELAALEAAQAHAD; encoded by the coding sequence ATGAGCACGCCGCTCTCGCAGTCCGACAATGCCACCGCCACCCTGTCGCGCGCCGGCAAGTACCTGACGTTCTTTCTCGCGGACGAGGAATACGGCCTCGAGATCCTCAAGGTGAGTGAAATCATCGGCATGCAGCCGATCACGCGCGTGCCCCGCATGCCGGAGTTCGTGCGCGGGGTGATCAATCTCCGGGGCAAGGTCATCCCCATCACCGATCTGCGCAGCAAGTTCGGCATGGATGTGGAGAATGCCGGCGAGAGCTGCATCATCGTCGTGCAGATGAAGGGCGTCCAGACCGGTATCGTCGTCGATCGCGTGAGCGAAGTGGTGGCGATCGTCGAGGGGGACATCGAGGATGCGCCGGCGTTCGGGGCCGGCATCCACACCGAGTTCCTGCTCGGCATCGGCAAAGCCGGTGGCCGCGTGAAGCTGCTGCTCGACATCGACAAGGTGCTCGCCACCTCCGAACTCGCCGCGCTCGAAGCGGCCCAGGCGCACGCCGACTGA
- a CDS encoding protein-glutamate O-methyltransferase CheR: protein MAVTVSSTGFLSECELTAEQFARITRLLHEHAGIRMREGKEGLVRARLTKRLRKLGLPDFDAYLSYVERDATRREFAEMIDVLTTNKTSFLREASHFDFLRDEVFPHLTGAVRIWSAGCSTGEEPYTLAMLCNEGFRDIASRDVRILATDISHRVLAQAKAGVYPAEQMGDVPPAWLQKYWVQKQDTAGRPVREADRSLRRLVQFAKLNLMERWPMQGPFDAILCRNVMIYFDKATQQQLVERYWALLRPGGHLFVGHSESLTGLTHRFRYVQPAVYVK from the coding sequence ATGGCCGTGACCGTGTCATCGACCGGTTTTCTCTCGGAGTGTGAACTCACTGCCGAGCAGTTTGCCCGGATCACGCGTCTGCTCCATGAGCATGCCGGGATCCGGATGCGGGAAGGGAAGGAAGGGCTGGTCCGTGCGCGCCTGACGAAGCGGCTGCGCAAGCTCGGTCTGCCCGATTTCGATGCGTATCTGTCGTACGTCGAGCGGGATGCGACGCGCCGCGAGTTCGCCGAGATGATCGACGTGCTCACGACGAACAAAACGAGCTTCCTCCGCGAAGCCTCGCATTTCGACTTCCTGCGCGACGAGGTGTTTCCGCACCTCACCGGCGCGGTGCGGATCTGGAGTGCGGGCTGTTCGACGGGTGAGGAGCCGTACACGCTGGCGATGTTGTGCAACGAAGGCTTCCGGGACATCGCGTCGCGGGACGTGCGCATTCTCGCCACCGACATCAGCCATCGTGTGCTGGCGCAGGCCAAGGCGGGTGTCTATCCGGCCGAACAGATGGGCGATGTGCCGCCGGCCTGGTTGCAGAAGTACTGGGTGCAGAAGCAGGACACGGCGGGTCGCCCCGTCCGTGAAGCGGATCGTTCACTTCGCCGACTGGTGCAGTTCGCGAAGCTGAATCTGATGGAACGGTGGCCGATGCAGGGACCGTTCGATGCCATACTCTGCCGCAATGTGATGATCTACTTCGACAAGGCCACGCAGCAACAGCTCGTGGAGCGCTACTGGGCGCTGTTGCGTCCCGGCGGCCATCTCTTTGTCGGGCATTCGGAGAGTCTCACCGGCCTCACGCACCGGTTCCGGTACGTGCAGCCCGCGGTCTATGTCAAGTAA
- a CDS encoding chemotaxis protein CheD, which translates to MGIIAPARAMERVVGVADLKVSGTAGERLITYALGSCLGIVVHDPVAGVAGMLHVMLPTGTIDPVKMQDKPAMFVDSGVPLLFKECYKLGARKERMQVKVAGGAHAGASEEDDRFQIGKRNMIALRKLLWKNGVMVHANDTGGIQTSRTMWVDVASGEVTLKINGTESKL; encoded by the coding sequence ATGGGAATCATCGCGCCGGCGCGAGCCATGGAGCGCGTGGTCGGTGTCGCCGACCTCAAGGTCTCGGGTACCGCGGGTGAACGTCTCATCACGTATGCCCTGGGCAGTTGTCTCGGGATCGTCGTGCACGATCCGGTGGCCGGGGTGGCCGGGATGTTGCATGTGATGCTGCCCACGGGCACCATCGATCCGGTGAAGATGCAGGACAAGCCGGCGATGTTCGTGGACAGTGGCGTGCCGCTGCTGTTCAAGGAGTGCTACAAACTGGGTGCGCGGAAGGAGCGCATGCAGGTGAAAGTCGCGGGTGGAGCGCATGCCGGGGCGAGCGAGGAGGACGATCGCTTCCAGATCGGCAAGCGCAACATGATCGCGCTTCGCAAGCTCCTGTGGAAGAACGGCGTGATGGTGCACGCGAACGACACCGGTGGCATTCAGACATCGCGCACCATGTGGGTGGATGTGGCTTCGGGTGAAGTCACCCTCAAAATCAACGGAACAGAAAGCAAGCTCTGA
- a CDS encoding response regulator, whose protein sequence is MAFNVLVVDDSAVMRQMVVRTLRMSGLPLGTVLEAGNGEEGLFTLQEQWVDLLLLDINMPVMNGEEMLRRLRADPETEQLPVIVVSTEGSETRLQALQDLGAAIVRKPFAPETLRDTILRITGVTDVEYYGPVPVASDDGDF, encoded by the coding sequence ATGGCCTTCAACGTTCTTGTAGTGGACGACAGCGCCGTCATGCGCCAGATGGTCGTCCGGACACTGCGGATGAGTGGTCTTCCCCTGGGCACGGTGCTCGAAGCCGGCAATGGAGAGGAAGGTCTGTTCACGCTGCAGGAGCAGTGGGTGGATCTGCTGCTGCTGGATATCAACATGCCCGTCATGAATGGCGAGGAGATGCTGCGGCGTCTGCGCGCCGATCCGGAGACGGAGCAACTGCCGGTGATCGTGGTTTCCACCGAAGGCAGTGAAACGCGATTGCAGGCGCTGCAGGATCTTGGCGCCGCGATCGTCCGCAAGCCCTTCGCGCCCGAAACGCTGCGCGACACCATTCTGCGAATCACTGGAGTCACCGATGTCGAATACTACGGTCCAGTCCCTGTCGCGAGCGACGACGGCGACTTTTGA
- a CDS encoding chemotaxis protein CheX, with translation MSNTTVQSLSRATTATFEELALLFPEMELSPEQAAAPLDVAVSVDFRGPLMGRLVVRASANVLPAIAANMLGADQSRHQLLQRDALGEIANVICGHVLPLIAGADVIFNLAAPVVHENGTLPSRDIDEPVARIQVGVEDGRAEARLYLFGNGREDARSDTRSAQAVVAA, from the coding sequence ATGTCGAATACTACGGTCCAGTCCCTGTCGCGAGCGACGACGGCGACTTTTGAGGAGCTCGCGCTCCTCTTTCCCGAAATGGAGCTGTCGCCCGAACAGGCGGCGGCTCCGCTCGACGTGGCGGTGTCCGTGGACTTCCGGGGGCCACTGATGGGTCGGCTCGTCGTGCGGGCGTCGGCGAATGTGCTGCCGGCGATCGCCGCCAACATGCTGGGCGCGGATCAGTCCCGTCATCAACTGCTGCAGCGTGATGCACTGGGCGAGATCGCCAATGTGATCTGCGGACATGTACTGCCGCTGATCGCGGGCGCCGATGTGATCTTCAATCTCGCGGCACCGGTCGTGCACGAGAACGGCACATTACCCTCCCGTGACATCGACGAACCGGTGGCCCGGATCCAGGTCGGGGTCGAGGACGGGCGCGCGGAAGCGCGGCTCTATCTCTTCGGCAACGGCCGCGAGGATGCGCGGTCGGATACCCGTTCGGCGCAGGCGGTCGTCGCGGCGTGA
- a CDS encoding chemotaxis response regulator protein-glutamate methylesterase has protein sequence MSTLVSTLSTPTSSDHGGSAPARAGERLPSLRRPGVIRVLVVDDSALVRRILSEALSKQDDIEVVGTATDPYVARERIAQLKPDVITLDIEMPRMDGLSFLSKLMRHFPLPVVVCSSLTPQNSETALRALSLGAVEVIAKPGSSLAAGDVAEELVRAVRAASHARVTRRMEPIDPPSMQRPAIATFDATNKIIALGASTGGTQALEQVLRRFPVDAPGTVIVQHMPEHFTASFAKRLDSVCAMRVQEAKDGDHVVSGLALVAPGGKHLVLQASGARWVARVKDGPKVHHQRPAVDVLFQSVARSAGRNAVGAVLTGMGADGAKGLLAMREAGAYTVAQNEDTCVVYGMPREAVKLDAAMDVLPLGEIAEALLGAASGKKATG, from the coding sequence GTGAGTACGCTCGTGAGTACGCTGTCGACGCCGACGTCTTCGGACCATGGCGGCAGCGCGCCGGCGCGTGCGGGAGAGCGCTTGCCGTCCCTGCGCAGGCCCGGGGTGATCCGGGTGTTGGTCGTCGACGATTCGGCGCTCGTCCGCCGTATCCTGAGCGAGGCGCTGTCGAAACAGGACGACATCGAGGTCGTGGGCACCGCCACCGATCCGTATGTCGCACGGGAGCGCATCGCGCAGCTCAAGCCCGATGTCATCACGCTGGACATCGAAATGCCGCGCATGGACGGGCTGTCGTTTCTGTCCAAACTGATGCGCCACTTCCCGCTGCCGGTGGTCGTGTGCAGCTCGCTCACGCCGCAGAACAGCGAGACGGCACTGCGCGCGCTCTCACTGGGTGCGGTGGAGGTCATCGCCAAACCCGGCTCGTCGCTGGCGGCCGGGGACGTGGCCGAAGAGCTGGTGCGCGCCGTACGCGCCGCATCCCATGCCCGGGTGACCCGGCGGATGGAGCCCATCGATCCGCCGTCGATGCAACGACCGGCCATCGCGACGTTCGACGCCACCAACAAGATCATCGCGCTCGGGGCATCCACCGGTGGCACGCAGGCGCTCGAACAGGTGCTGCGCCGGTTTCCGGTGGATGCACCGGGCACCGTCATCGTGCAGCACATGCCCGAGCACTTCACGGCATCGTTTGCGAAGCGGCTGGACTCGGTGTGTGCGATGCGCGTGCAGGAGGCGAAGGACGGCGACCATGTGGTCTCCGGTCTCGCGCTCGTGGCACCGGGTGGCAAACATCTCGTGCTGCAAGCCAGTGGTGCCCGCTGGGTGGCGCGCGTGAAGGATGGCCCGAAGGTGCATCATCAGCGGCCTGCCGTGGACGTGTTGTTCCAGAGCGTGGCGCGCAGTGCCGGTCGCAATGCCGTGGGCGCCGTGCTCACCGGCATGGGTGCGGATGGCGCGAAGGGCCTTCTGGCGATGCGCGAAGCCGGGGCCTACACCGTTGCACAGAATGAGGACACCTGCGTGGTGTATGGCATGCCGAGGGAGGCGGTCAAACTCGACGCGGCCATGGACGTGCTGCCACTCGGGGAGATTGCGGAGGCGTTGCTGGGTGCGGCGAGTGGAAAAAAGGCGACAGGCTGA
- a CDS encoding HAMP domain-containing sensor histidine kinase produces MPSPTNAASNETLVRFARRVSHDLNNFSTVVRTYSELLLSELPPDSPTYADVAEIQRAAESMVQYLARVTRFARAGAMRRVPVDVSSGIAEAVEQFGREHPGRPVSMSLAPGATIMADALWWRDVMGELLLNAHEAAPAGTPLMVAVSATGERVDVSITDTGNGVPVSLGDQVMEPFVSGKQGVRGAGIGLALVAAFLEAINGSIGFERENGTTVTRVEMPVA; encoded by the coding sequence ATGCCGTCTCCCACAAATGCCGCGTCGAACGAAACGCTGGTGCGCTTCGCGAGACGGGTATCGCACGACCTGAACAACTTCTCCACGGTCGTACGCACCTACAGTGAACTGCTCCTCTCCGAACTTCCGCCCGACTCGCCCACGTACGCCGACGTGGCCGAGATCCAGCGTGCGGCGGAGAGCATGGTGCAGTACCTGGCGCGGGTGACCCGGTTTGCCCGTGCCGGTGCGATGCGACGGGTCCCGGTCGATGTGAGCAGCGGGATCGCCGAAGCGGTGGAGCAATTCGGCCGCGAACATCCCGGTCGTCCGGTGTCGATGTCGCTGGCGCCGGGTGCGACCATCATGGCCGACGCGTTGTGGTGGCGTGATGTGATGGGCGAGCTGCTGCTCAATGCCCACGAGGCGGCGCCGGCGGGCACGCCTCTCATGGTGGCCGTCAGCGCGACCGGCGAACGGGTCGACGTGTCCATCACCGACACCGGCAATGGGGTTCCGGTGTCGCTTGGCGATCAGGTGATGGAGCCGTTCGTGTCCGGCAAGCAGGGGGTGCGTGGTGCCGGTATCGGACTGGCGCTCGTGGCGGCGTTTCTCGAGGCGATCAACGGTTCGATCGGCTTCGAACGCGAGAACGGGACGACGGTGACGCGGGTGGAGATGCCTGTGGCGTAG
- a CDS encoding DNA-3-methyladenine glycosylase — protein MAEDVPPAGSVPRALTRARLARAIAELSERDARLAEAIAAVGPCTMLPRREGTHFAHLARNIVYQQLSGSAAATIHGRFLKHVATHVGEEVEHPTPESVLAIDDDALRSCGLSVAKVRAIKDLALHVSDGRLPLDRLESMHDQAIIDALVPVRGIGSWTAQMFLMFRLGRPDVLPVLDLGVRKGAQRIYRTRNLPDAARLEKIARTWRPWASVASWYCWRVLDLEDAGGW, from the coding sequence ATGGCAGAAGATGTACCACCAGCCGGCTCCGTACCCAGGGCGCTGACGCGTGCGCGCCTGGCGCGTGCCATTGCCGAACTGTCCGAGCGTGATGCGCGGCTGGCGGAAGCCATTGCCGCGGTGGGGCCCTGCACGATGCTGCCGCGTCGTGAGGGAACCCACTTTGCGCATCTCGCGCGCAACATCGTCTATCAGCAGCTCTCCGGGTCGGCGGCGGCTACCATTCACGGGCGTTTTCTGAAACATGTGGCGACCCATGTCGGCGAGGAGGTCGAACATCCGACGCCGGAAAGTGTGCTCGCCATCGACGACGACGCACTGCGTTCGTGCGGACTGTCGGTGGCCAAGGTGCGGGCCATCAAGGATCTTGCGTTGCATGTGAGCGACGGCCGGTTGCCGCTCGACCGGCTGGAATCGATGCACGATCAGGCCATTATCGATGCGCTCGTGCCCGTGCGCGGCATCGGATCGTGGACCGCGCAGATGTTTCTGATGTTCCGCCTGGGGCGTCCCGACGTGCTGCCCGTGCTGGATCTGGGCGTCCGAAAAGGTGCGCAGCGCATCTATCGGACACGCAATCTTCCCGATGCCGCCCGGCTGGAGAAAATCGCCCGGACCTGGCGACCCTGGGCCAGCGTGGCCAGTTGGTACTGTTGGCGGGTACTGGATCTGGAGGACGCCGGCGGCTGGTGA
- a CDS encoding TIGR01777 family oxidoreductase, with amino-acid sequence MRVAVTGASGFIGSELVTRLRADGHVVVRIGRSEGMDVPWDPARGVLDAGALEGLDAVVHLAGAPIARRWTAARRHAIRTSRVEGTTLLARTLAGLAHPPAVLLSGSAIGIYGSRGDERLDETSAPGRDFLADTAQAWERATGPAEAAGIRVVHLRTGIVQGSGGGALAVQLPVFRLGLGGVLGNGQQWMSPIALTDHVAAMMFCLENDGLRGPVNLVAPEPVTNAAYTRLLGTVLHRPTVARVPAFMLRLLFGTEMANLTVLASQRVEPRALQRAGFVWRAPSVEQILQYELR; translated from the coding sequence ATGCGCGTGGCAGTCACCGGAGCGAGTGGGTTCATCGGATCCGAACTCGTGACCCGTCTCCGCGCCGATGGCCACGTCGTGGTCCGCATCGGCCGGAGTGAAGGCATGGATGTCCCTTGGGATCCTGCGCGCGGCGTACTCGATGCCGGCGCGCTCGAAGGCCTCGATGCGGTGGTGCATCTTGCCGGTGCGCCGATTGCCCGGCGATGGACGGCGGCCCGGCGCCACGCCATTCGCACGAGTCGTGTGGAGGGCACGACGCTGCTGGCGCGCACACTCGCCGGGCTCGCGCATCCACCCGCGGTGCTGCTCAGTGGCTCGGCCATCGGCATCTACGGAAGCCGTGGAGATGAACGGCTCGACGAAACGAGCGCGCCGGGACGGGATTTCCTCGCCGACACCGCGCAGGCGTGGGAGCGCGCCACCGGGCCGGCGGAAGCGGCCGGCATCCGGGTCGTGCATCTCCGCACGGGCATCGTGCAGGGAAGCGGCGGAGGGGCTCTCGCCGTTCAGCTTCCGGTTTTCCGCCTGGGACTGGGCGGCGTGTTGGGGAACGGACAGCAATGGATGAGCCCCATCGCTCTCACCGACCACGTGGCCGCCATGATGTTCTGTCTCGAAAACGATGGACTGCGCGGACCGGTGAACCTGGTGGCCCCGGAGCCCGTGACCAATGCGGCCTACACCCGCCTGTTGGGGACGGTACTGCATCGGCCGACGGTGGCGCGCGTGCCGGCCTTCATGCTGAGGTTGCTGTTCGGCACGGAAATGGCCAATCTCACGGTATTGGCGAGTCAGCGCGTGGAACCACGGGCATTGCAACGGGCGGGATTCGTGTGGCGGGCTCCCTCTGTCGAACAGATACTGCAGTATGAACTGAGGTGA
- a CDS encoding carboxypeptidase regulatory-like domain-containing protein, translated as MGAVVATVGPFGNAIRVHAFRRPALRKTAVGMALLWASMTSSTARAQASIEGTVLDSLRSRSPMAGAMVVLVEQNRYARSDARGRFRFDNVPTGRVSLGFLHPLLDSLDLQLPPLSLETTNGQVTKTALVVPPALRLYSQLCTDVRDPDGGVVVGRVRDVDDGTPIADAVVATQWIEFTLVEGRSTPKVMATAARTNASGIFVLCNVPIDVPLAVRARRDGALAGPAQLSLDDRLVGHTELALSRRDTAARYMVVSDSVVADHVVRGTATLRGRVVRPNGTPVSDATIGVPGSGRLTRTDVDGRFTLDGVAAGTRSIDVRAVGGAPLLQVFDFASDGVRDTTFVLLPPPQTLHTVTTTAPRTYRGSGFEASGFVERQRMGFGAFATEEEIKRHESLDLNTLLLRMRGVSVEADMMRGLPGMMPYLRGMRGGRCIPAFFLDGVRIMVDSPSPDPKGNAKYPYTDFVGMVPVQSIKAIEVYPNPGGIPLQFDDTALGGCGSIVIWTR; from the coding sequence ATGGGTGCAGTCGTCGCAACCGTTGGACCATTCGGGAACGCCATCCGGGTGCACGCCTTCCGGCGTCCGGCCCTCCGAAAGACCGCCGTCGGAATGGCCCTGCTGTGGGCATCGATGACATCGTCCACCGCCCGCGCGCAGGCGAGTATCGAAGGCACCGTGCTCGATTCCCTGCGCAGTCGTTCACCGATGGCCGGGGCGATGGTGGTGCTCGTCGAGCAGAACCGGTACGCCCGGAGCGATGCGCGTGGCCGTTTCCGGTTCGACAACGTGCCGACGGGACGTGTCTCACTCGGCTTTCTGCACCCGTTGCTCGATTCGCTGGATCTGCAGCTCCCGCCGTTGTCGCTGGAAACCACGAACGGGCAGGTGACGAAGACCGCACTGGTGGTGCCGCCGGCGCTCCGGCTCTATTCGCAGTTGTGCACCGATGTGCGCGACCCCGATGGCGGCGTGGTGGTGGGCCGGGTCCGTGATGTGGACGATGGCACGCCCATCGCGGACGCCGTGGTGGCCACGCAGTGGATCGAATTCACACTGGTCGAAGGCCGGTCCACGCCGAAGGTGATGGCCACGGCGGCGCGCACGAATGCCTCGGGGATCTTTGTGTTGTGCAACGTGCCGATCGACGTGCCGCTCGCGGTGCGGGCGCGGCGCGATGGGGCGCTGGCGGGTCCGGCGCAGCTCTCCCTCGACGATCGGCTGGTCGGGCACACGGAACTGGCGTTGAGCCGCCGGGATACGGCCGCCCGCTACATGGTCGTCTCCGATTCGGTCGTGGCGGACCACGTCGTTCGGGGGACGGCCACACTGCGGGGGCGTGTCGTCCGACCGAATGGCACACCGGTGTCGGATGCGACGATCGGTGTGCCGGGCAGCGGACGTCTCACGCGCACGGACGTCGATGGACGATTCACGCTGGACGGAGTGGCCGCGGGAACGCGCTCCATCGACGTGCGGGCGGTTGGCGGCGCGCCACTGCTGCAGGTGTTCGATTTTGCCAGCGACGGGGTGCGGGATACCACATTCGTGCTGCTTCCCCCTCCACAAACGCTCCACACGGTGACCACCACGGCGCCCCGGACCTATCGCGGGTCCGGTTTCGAAGCGTCGGGGTTTGTCGAACGGCAGCGCATGGGATTCGGCGCGTTCGCGACCGAAGAGGAGATCAAGCGTCACGAATCACTGGATCTGAACACGCTGCTCCTGCGCATGCGCGGGGTGAGTGTGGAGGCGGACATGATGCGGGGTCTGCCGGGTATGATGCCGTATCTGCGCGGCATGCGTGGCGGGCGCTGTATTCCCGCGTTCTTCCTGGATGGGGTGCGCATCATGGTGGACTCGCCGAGTCCGGATCCCAAAGGGAACGCGAAGTATCCCTACACGGACTTCGTGGGCATGGTGCCGGTGCAGAGCATCAAGGCCATCGAGGTCTATCCCAATCCCGGGGGGATTCCGCTGCAGTTCGACGACACGGCACTGGGCGGGTGTGGTTCGATCGTGATCTGGACGCGGTGA
- a CDS encoding dihydrodipicolinate synthase family protein, with protein sequence MNDSPNEPQSDSQSNSQSNSLSDPSSGFNVRRHLQYGHVIPAHPLALTPSRTLDERHQRALTRYYVAAGAGGIAVGVHTTGFPIHDAKIGLYRPVLELAAETVATSLTADPRPFVKVAGLIGDTAQALREARIALALGYHCGLLSLGAWRDATDADILAHCRRVAEAIPLFGFYLQPAVGGRRLSHAFWREFAEIANVVAIKVAPFDRYATLDVVRALADAGRDDIALYTGNDDAIVPDLVTDIPVTSGGRAYTRHFVGGLLGQWAVWTSKAVTMLQAFQAWRAGGSTSLPASWLTRGAALTMANAAIFDAANGYRGCLPGILDVLRRQGLVRGTWTFDTHEQLSPGQADMLARLPVLYPELVDDDFVDAHRDTWLR encoded by the coding sequence ATGAACGATTCGCCGAATGAGCCGCAGAGCGATTCGCAGAGCAATTCGCAGAGCAATTCGTTGAGCGATCCATCGAGCGGGTTCAACGTGCGCCGTCATCTGCAATACGGCCACGTCATCCCGGCGCATCCGCTCGCCCTCACGCCATCACGCACACTCGACGAACGTCATCAGCGCGCGCTCACCCGCTACTATGTGGCGGCCGGCGCCGGTGGCATCGCGGTTGGCGTGCACACCACCGGATTCCCCATTCACGATGCCAAGATCGGTCTGTACCGACCGGTGCTGGAGCTGGCCGCGGAAACCGTCGCGACATCGCTGACGGCCGATCCCCGTCCGTTCGTGAAAGTCGCGGGCCTCATCGGCGATACCGCACAGGCGTTGCGTGAAGCCCGGATCGCGCTCGCACTCGGTTACCACTGCGGGCTGCTCTCCCTGGGAGCGTGGCGCGATGCCACCGATGCGGACATCCTCGCGCACTGCCGGCGTGTGGCCGAGGCCATTCCCTTGTTCGGGTTCTATCTGCAGCCGGCGGTTGGCGGGCGTCGACTGAGTCATGCGTTCTGGCGCGAATTCGCCGAGATCGCGAATGTCGTGGCCATCAAAGTCGCACCGTTCGATCGGTATGCCACGCTCGACGTGGTGCGCGCACTCGCCGACGCGGGGCGCGACGACATCGCGCTCTATACGGGTAACGACGATGCCATCGTTCCCGATCTCGTCACCGACATCCCCGTCACGAGTGGTGGACGGGCGTACACCCGTCACTTCGTGGGTGGCCTGCTCGGCCAGTGGGCCGTATGGACCTCGAAGGCGGTGACGATGCTGCAGGCGTTCCAAGCATGGCGTGCCGGTGGCAGCACCTCGTTGCCGGCCTCATGGCTCACGCGCGGCGCGGCGCTGACGATGGCCAATGCCGCGATCTTCGACGCCGCCAACGGGTATCGCGGCTGTCTGCCCGGCATTCTCGACGTGTTGCGACGGCAGGGACTGGTGCGTGGCACCTGGACGTTCGACACACACGAACAGCTTTCCCCGGGGCAGGCCGACATGCTCGCCCGACTACCGGTACTGTATCCGGAGCTCGTCGACGATGATTTCGTGGACGCGCATCGGGACACGTGGCTGCGCTGA
- a CDS encoding NAD(P)-dependent oxidoreductase — MTAPRTEADLEARLSEPDAATMEALAALEGDVIVLGAGGKMGPSLVRMVRRATLDTGRRILAVSRFSDPAVASALESAGVSVLRADLADPAAVASLPVVPNVLWLAGQKFGTSGDPVGTWTQNVVASTHAAERFAGARIVCFSTGNVYGRVALTSGGSRESDPLSPDGEYAASCIGRERVFESVARRTGSPLLLYRLFYANDLRYGVVTEIARQVLNGEPVALDTGHVNVIWQGDANRLALRALTVADTPAVALNVTGAIVPVREIAERVARYAGVTPHFAGEAGTDALVGNVDALGQRLPHTPLPLDTLCAWTVDWIRAGGRLLAKPTKFEVRDGRF; from the coding sequence ATGACCGCGCCCCGCACCGAAGCCGATCTCGAGGCCCGGCTCTCCGAGCCGGACGCCGCCACGATGGAAGCGCTCGCGGCGCTCGAGGGGGACGTGATCGTGCTGGGAGCGGGAGGCAAGATGGGGCCGTCGCTCGTGCGGATGGTGCGGCGCGCCACCCTCGACACCGGGCGGCGCATTCTCGCGGTGTCGCGCTTCAGCGACCCTGCGGTGGCGTCGGCCCTCGAATCGGCCGGCGTGAGCGTGTTGCGAGCCGACCTGGCCGATCCCGCCGCGGTGGCGTCGTTGCCCGTCGTACCCAATGTGCTCTGGCTGGCCGGTCAGAAATTCGGCACGAGCGGCGATCCGGTGGGCACCTGGACGCAGAACGTCGTGGCCTCCACGCACGCCGCGGAGCGATTTGCCGGTGCGCGCATCGTGTGTTTCAGCACCGGCAATGTGTACGGGCGTGTGGCGCTGACATCGGGAGGATCGCGCGAGAGCGACCCGCTGAGTCCCGACGGTGAATATGCCGCCTCGTGCATCGGGCGCGAACGCGTGTTCGAAAGTGTGGCCCGTCGCACCGGTTCGCCGCTGCTGTTGTACCGTCTCTTTTACGCCAACGATCTGCGCTATGGCGTGGTGACCGAGATCGCGCGCCAGGTGCTGAACGGAGAGCCCGTCGCCCTGGACACCGGCCACGTGAATGTCATCTGGCAGGGCGACGCCAATCGTCTGGCTCTCCGCGCACTGACGGTGGCGGACACGCCGGCCGTGGCGCTCAATGTGACTGGCGCGATCGTCCCGGTGCGGGAGATCGCCGAACGGGTGGCCCGGTACGCGGGTGTCACGCCGCATTTCGCCGGTGAAGCGGGCACCGATGCACTCGTCGGCAACGTGGACGCTCTCGGGCAGCGGTTGCCACACACACCGTTGCCGCTCGACACGCTCTGTGCCTGGACCGTGGACTGGATCCGCGCCGGAGGTCGTCTGCTGGCCAAACCCACGAAATTCGAGGTGCGGGATGGGCGTTTCTGA